DNA from Kitasatospora acidiphila:
ATCGCCACCACCGTGCGCACCCCGGACTGTCGCAGTACGTACTCCAGTTCATGGGTGCGGTAGCTGGGGTTGATGGTGACCAGGACGGCGCCGATCCGCGCGGTGGCGTACTGCAGCAGCACCCACTCGGGGCAGTTGGGCGACCAGATGCCGACCCGGTCGCCGGTCCGCAAGCCGAGCGCCAGCAGGCCCAGGGCGACCGTCTCGGTGTCGGCGCTGAACTGGCGGTAGGTCCAGCGCCGGCCGCTGGGGACGTCGACCAGCACCTCCCGATCGCCGAACGCGGCCACCGTGCGGGCCAGGTCGGCACCGATGGTGCCGGTCAGCAGGGGCGGTTCGACGGGGCCGCGGGCGTGGCTGGGCTGGGCGGCGACGGGCATGGTGCTGCTCCGGGGGTGAGGGCTGCTGCTGGCGGTTGCGAGGCTGCCACACCTGACGGACCGTGACCAGTCCCCCACGGATTACTTCAACAGCTTGGAGAACCTCCGGTCGGCCAGCGGTTTGCCGCCGGTCTGGCAGGTCGGGCAGTACTGCAGGGAGGAGTCGGCGAAGGAGACCTCGCGGATGGTGTCGCCGCAGACCGGGCAGGGCTGTCCGGTGCGGCCGTGCACCCGCAGCCCGGTCTTCTTCTCGGCCTTCAGTTCACCGGCGGCCAGGCCCCGGGAGCGTTCCACCGCGTCCCGCAGGGTGTCGCCGATCGCCGCGTGGAGGGTGGCGGTCTCCGCCTCGCTGAGCCGGGCGGCCAGTTTGAACGGGGACATCTTGGCGGCGTGCAGGATCTCGTCGGAGTAGGCGTTGCCGATGCCGGCCAACACGCTCTGGTCCCGCAGCACGCCCTTGAGCTGGCGCTTCTCCCCGGCCAGCAGCTGGTGCAACTCGGTTGCGGTGAACGCCGGGTCGAGGGGGTCGGGGCCGAGCCGGGCGATGCCGGGCACCTGCTCGGGGTCGGTGACGCAGTAGACGGCCAGCCGCTTCTGGGTGCCCGCCTCGGTGAGGTCGAAGCCGGTCGCGGGATCGTCGGCCAGCTGTACCCGCAGGGCCAGCGGGCCCTTGCCCGGGCGGGGCGGGGCGGCGGGCAGCTTCTGCTGCCAGCGCAGCCAGCCGGCCCGGGCCAGGTGCACCACCAGGTGCAGGTCGCCCGCGCTGATCACCAGGAACTTGCCGCGCCGCCCCACCGCGTCGACGGTGCGCCCCTGGAGCGCGGTGACGGGCGGGTCGTAGGTCTTCAGCACGTTGATCGCCACCGGGTGGATCCGCCCGATCTCCCGGCCGACCAGGTGCTCGGTGAGGAAGGCGCTCAGCGCCTCGACTTCTGGCAGCTCCGGCACGCCAGCCAGTCTGCCGGGCCATCGCCGCTGGTCAGCGACGCCACGCCATGAAAGGGTCGGCCATATGTCAGATCAGCAGATGGACTTCTCGCTTGAGCTCGAGCTGGCCGTGGAGGCGGCCCGCCCGATGCTGGCCACCGGCCGGGTGGCCGACTACATACCCGCCCTGGGCGCGGCGGATCCGAACGCCTTCGGGCTGGCGCTGGCCACCGTGGACGGCGAGGTGTACGGCGCCGGGGACTGGCAGACCCCGTTCTCCATCCAGTCCATCTCCAAACTGTTCGCCCTGGCCCTGACCCTGGCCACCGGCGACGCCATCTGGCACCGGGTCGGCCGGGAGCCGTCCGGCACGCCGTTCAACTCCCTGGTGCAGCTGGAGTCCGAGCACGGCATTCCGCGCAACCCGTTCATCAATGCGGGCGCCATCGTGGTGACCGACCGGCTGCTCAGCCTGACCGGCAACGCGGGTGCCGCGATCCGCGAGTTCCTGCGCGACGAGTCCGGCAATCCGCACCTGGACACCGACCACCTGGTGGCCGCCTCCGAGGCCGAGCACGGCCACCGCAACGCGGCACTCACCCACTTCATCGCCAGCTACGGCAATCTGGAGAACCCGGTCGAGTCCGTGCTCCAGCACTACTACGAGCACTGCGCGATCGCCGCCAGCTGCCGCGACCTGGCCCTGGCCGGCCTCTTCCTGGCCCGGCACGGCGTGCGCGCCGACGGCAGCCGGCTGCTCTCCGCCAGCGACGCCAAGAGGGTGAACGCGGTGCTGCTGACCTGCGGAACGTACGACGCGGCCGGGGACTTCGCCTACCGGGTCGGCCTGCCGGGCAAGAGCGGCGTCGGCGGCGGCATCCTGGCCGTCGTCCCGGGCCGCGGCACGCTCTGCGCCTGGGGCCCGGCCCTCGACCGAGCCGGCAACTCGGTGGGCTCGGTGGCCGCCCTCGAAGCCTTCACCACGGCCACCGGCTGGTCCGTCTTCTGAGCCGCCGCCGACACGCCGGGCGTTCGCACTGACGCACCGCGACCGGACGGATACCCTGGGTCGGAACGCGCCGACCCAGGAGCTCCCGACGATGATCCAGACGCCCCGCGAGGCCCTGCTGACGATCCGCCAGGAGCTGGCCCCCGCCGAATCGGAGAACCGGCTGGTGCCGCGGATCGACCAGGGCCTGGTGCCGGTCTCGCTGATCGCCGAGCTGGCCGCCCAGGAGTACCGGATCATCCGCAGCGACCGCCGCAGCCTGCTGGTGCTCGCCGCCCGCTGCGCGGACACCCCCGCCGGGGCGTACTTCGCCACGCTGGCGGCCGGCGAGGCCCAGGCCCTGGCGGAGCTGCCGCCGCTCGCCGCCGCCTGCGGCCTGGACGAGCCGCAGCTGGCCGACCGCGAGCCGCTGGCCGGCTGCCAGGCCTACCCGGCGCAGCTGGCCTGGCTGGCGCTGAACGGCGAGCCGGTCGCCACGGTGCTCGCGCTCACCGCCAACTTCGACGCCTGGGGCCGCTACTGCGCGATCACCGCGGCGGCGCTGCGCCGGCATTACGGCTTCTCCGACCAGGCCTGCGCGTTCTTCGACTTCTTCGCCTCCCCGGCGCCGGAGCTGGAGGAGGAGGCGATCGCGGTGGTGGCCGCGGGCGGGCTGGACGCCGGCAAGCTCGCCGAGGGCCGCCGCTACGGCCGCCTGCTGCAGTCCTATGAGCTGCTCTTCTGGAACACCCTGGCCAGCCTCTCCCCCACAGCCGAACCGACGGTCGACTCCGGACTGGGCCTGGCCTGAGGTCGCGCCCGGGTGGCGGCTCTGGTTGCCCGGGTCGCGTCACCGGGCGCAGGCTGGAGGTGTCGCGGCGGACCGTCCCGGTCGGCCGCCGGAACCGCGGAGGTTCTGATGCCCACCGTCAGTCCGGAGCGGCCTGGTGAGGACGCCACTCCGGCGAAGGAGAAGGAGCAGGAGGACACCACTCTGCTGGAGGGTGTCACCTCCGAACAGGTGAAGCACGCGCAGGACGAGTCCCGCGCGGAAGGCGACCCCTTCGAGTACCCGGAGTGATCGGATGCACACGCTGGAAGAGCAGATCGACCTAGACGTCCCGATGCAGGTGGCCTGGGAGCAGCTGCACCGGGTGCACCAGTACCCGGACTTCGTCGACGGCGTGAAGCACGCCCACGCCCACGGCAACCACCGGGCCCACCTCGAAACCGAGGTGCGCGGCCAGGAGCGGGTCTTCGAGACCGAGATCACCGACCGCGGCGGCGACCAGGTGATGAACTGGCGCACCATGGACGGCGCCCATCTGAACGGCACGGTGGTGCTGCGGCAGCTGGACGCCGGCTCGACCCAGATGCAGGTGCGGCTCGAGTACGAGCCGGATGCCGTGCACCAGACCTATGGCGGCCCGCGCGGCTTCGCCCAGTCCGGGGCGATCGAGCGGACCGTGCGCGGCGACCTCGAACACTTCAAGCAGCTGGTCGAGTCCGACCGCCCCGTCCCGGGCGGCCCCTGACCGACGCCGGCCACCAGGTCGAGCGGTCCCCCGCCGGGGACCGCTCGACGTGTGTCAGCCCAGGTGGTCCAGCAGCGCGGCCAGGAACTCCGCGGGCCGCTCCAGTTGCACGCTGTGCCCGGCGCCCGCCACCACCAGCTCGCGCACCCGGCCGCCGGCCGCGGCGTAGCGCTCCAGCACCGCCCGGGTCTGCGTGACCATCGGCTGGGCCGGGCACCGCTCGGCGCCGGGCCAGCCGGGGAGCACGCCGAGCGCGCCCAGGTGGGCCGGGTCGAAGAGCGAGGTGTCGGAGACGATTACGTCGTCCGCGCCGCGCACCCAGAGCAGCGGCGGCTTCGGGTCGACCAGGTGCAGGTCGTCGAGCCGGAAGTGGGTCGGGGCCATCGAGTTGAGCACCCCGCGGTCACCCGGTGCGAAGCCCGGCCAGGCCTCGCTGGGTCGGCTGTCGCCCGGGTAGTGGTCGTCCCCGCAGCGGGTGGTGAGCATGGCGGCGACGTACCTGTCGGGGTCGGCCAGCGGCTGCTTGACGTAGGCCGAGTCCAGCACGGAGCGCGGGGCGAGCGGCGAGTCGGCGCCGGGCTCCCCGGCTGCCAGCAGCCGGACGAACTCGGGGTTGGCGCCACCGCCGCCCGCACCCGCGCCGTCGGGCGAGTTGAGCACGCCGTCCGGACCGTGGGTGCCGCCGAAGCCGTACGGCGAGACCGGGTTGAGCAGCGTCACCGAGCGGACCGACGCCGGGTGGTCGCGCAGCAGTTGGAGCACCACACCGCCGCCCATGCTCCAGCCGACCAGGTGGACCGGGCCGAGCGCCAGGGTCTGGATCAGGGCGAGCAGGTCGTCGCTGTAGTCGCGGACTCCCCGGGTGGCGTCCACCGGCAGCGGCTCGGTGGCGCCGAAGCCGCGCAGGTCGGGGGCCAACGGGCGGTAGCGGTCCGGTAGTTCGCGCATGGTGGCGTGCCAGAAGGCGGCGGCGGAGACGTTGCCGTGCACGAAGAGCACGGGTTCGCCCGAACGGCCGTCGATTTCGGCGCAGTTGACGGTCAGCCTGGGTGTGGTGACCAGCCGGTCTGTTATCACGTGTGGCTTGTCCTTCAGTTGAGCCAGCCGGCGACCTGCGCGTTGGCCGCGCTGTCCCAGCCCAGTTCCAGGTGGTTGGCGCCGGCGATCAGCGCGGTGCCGGCGACGGTGCCGATGCCGGTGGTGTCCAGGGCACTCGCCTCGAAGACCACGCCGTCGCTGGGGCCGCGGTTCTCGTTGTAGATGCCCAGCACGCTGGGGGTGCCGCCGGCCAGCAGGTAGGTCTGCACGCTCGCGGGCACACCGGCGGCCTGCAGCGGGG
Protein-coding regions in this window:
- a CDS encoding transcriptional regulator, encoding MIQTPREALLTIRQELAPAESENRLVPRIDQGLVPVSLIAELAAQEYRIIRSDRRSLLVLAARCADTPAGAYFATLAAGEAQALAELPPLAAACGLDEPQLADREPLAGCQAYPAQLAWLALNGEPVATVLALTANFDAWGRYCAITAAALRRHYGFSDQACAFFDFFASPAPELEEEAIAVVAAGGLDAGKLAEGRRYGRLLQSYELLFWNTLASLSPTAEPTVDSGLGLA
- a CDS encoding Fpg/Nei family DNA glycosylase, with the protein product MPELPEVEALSAFLTEHLVGREIGRIHPVAINVLKTYDPPVTALQGRTVDAVGRRGKFLVISAGDLHLVVHLARAGWLRWQQKLPAAPPRPGKGPLALRVQLADDPATGFDLTEAGTQKRLAVYCVTDPEQVPGIARLGPDPLDPAFTATELHQLLAGEKRQLKGVLRDQSVLAGIGNAYSDEILHAAKMSPFKLAARLSEAETATLHAAIGDTLRDAVERSRGLAAGELKAEKKTGLRVHGRTGQPCPVCGDTIREVSFADSSLQYCPTCQTGGKPLADRRFSKLLK
- a CDS encoding SRPBCC family protein, with translation MHTLEEQIDLDVPMQVAWEQLHRVHQYPDFVDGVKHAHAHGNHRAHLETEVRGQERVFETEITDRGGDQVMNWRTMDGAHLNGTVVLRQLDAGSTQMQVRLEYEPDAVHQTYGGPRGFAQSGAIERTVRGDLEHFKQLVESDRPVPGGP
- a CDS encoding alpha/beta fold hydrolase produces the protein MITDRLVTTPRLTVNCAEIDGRSGEPVLFVHGNVSAAAFWHATMRELPDRYRPLAPDLRGFGATEPLPVDATRGVRDYSDDLLALIQTLALGPVHLVGWSMGGGVVLQLLRDHPASVRSVTLLNPVSPYGFGGTHGPDGVLNSPDGAGAGGGGANPEFVRLLAAGEPGADSPLAPRSVLDSAYVKQPLADPDRYVAAMLTTRCGDDHYPGDSRPSEAWPGFAPGDRGVLNSMAPTHFRLDDLHLVDPKPPLLWVRGADDVIVSDTSLFDPAHLGALGVLPGWPGAERCPAQPMVTQTRAVLERYAAAGGRVRELVVAGAGHSVQLERPAEFLAALLDHLG
- a CDS encoding glutaminase; the encoded protein is MDFSLELELAVEAARPMLATGRVADYIPALGAADPNAFGLALATVDGEVYGAGDWQTPFSIQSISKLFALALTLATGDAIWHRVGREPSGTPFNSLVQLESEHGIPRNPFINAGAIVVTDRLLSLTGNAGAAIREFLRDESGNPHLDTDHLVAASEAEHGHRNAALTHFIASYGNLENPVESVLQHYYEHCAIAASCRDLALAGLFLARHGVRADGSRLLSASDAKRVNAVLLTCGTYDAAGDFAYRVGLPGKSGVGGGILAVVPGRGTLCAWGPALDRAGNSVGSVAALEAFTTATGWSVF